A window of Leptotrichia wadei contains these coding sequences:
- the ruvA gene encoding Holliday junction branch migration protein RuvA: MFEYILGKLAVKKIDYVALEINGLAYKIHISLKTFEKIGNIGNDEKLYIFTNVKEDDISLYGFKTQNERELFKALISISGVGPKLAIAILSTFNMREIIEIVTEDESKIFTRVPGLGIKKAQKIILDLKDKVKKIDISEMLEETSNLSNGKLITSESFDPKISLMKEDLKLALESLGYTNTDISKWIKDSELAQLKDISEAIKIVLQKIQNKK, from the coding sequence ATGTTTGAATATATTTTAGGAAAGTTAGCAGTAAAGAAAATAGATTATGTTGCTTTGGAAATAAACGGATTGGCATATAAAATTCATATATCATTGAAAACATTTGAAAAAATAGGTAATATTGGGAATGATGAAAAATTATATATTTTTACAAATGTGAAGGAAGATGATATTTCCCTTTATGGATTTAAAACGCAAAATGAAAGGGAACTTTTTAAGGCTTTGATAAGTATAAGTGGAGTAGGTCCAAAACTTGCGATTGCAATATTATCGACTTTTAATATGAGGGAAATTATTGAAATTGTTACGGAAGATGAGTCTAAAATTTTTACAAGAGTTCCAGGGCTTGGAATAAAAAAGGCTCAAAAAATAATACTGGATCTGAAGGATAAAGTAAAAAAAATAGATATATCGGAAATGCTTGAAGAAACTAGCAATCTATCGAACGGAAAACTGATAACTTCAGAATCTTTTGATCCTAAAATTTCACTAATGAAGGAAGATCTAAAATTAGCCTTAGAATCTTTAGGATATACAAATACTGATATTTCCAAATGGATAAAAGATAGTGAATTGGCTCAATTAAAGGATATTAGCGAGGCTATAAAAATAGTTTTGCAAAAGATTCAAAATAAAAAATAG
- a CDS encoding DnaJ domain-containing protein yields the protein MNYYELLGVSENADISEIKKKYRKLAMKYHPDRNSGDENATKKFREVTEAYEVLGDEKKREEYDCKRKNVQSQRRNKNKKENVKDEFSQNDFTFGRDFFKSAKEMKGMFENSFRMDKMGEKRARSEKENIKSRFDQFFDVKKKNNDNFR from the coding sequence ATGAATTATTATGAATTATTAGGTGTGTCTGAAAATGCTGATATTTCAGAAATAAAGAAAAAATATAGGAAATTGGCGATGAAATATCATCCAGACAGGAATTCGGGGGATGAAAATGCTACTAAAAAATTTCGGGAGGTAACAGAGGCTTATGAGGTTCTTGGGGATGAAAAGAAAAGGGAAGAGTATGACTGTAAAAGAAAAAATGTTCAGAGTCAAAGAAGAAATAAGAATAAAAAGGAAAATGTCAAGGATGAATTTTCTCAAAACGATTTTACTTTCGGAAGGGATTTTTTTAAAAGTGCTAAGGAAATGAAAGGAATGTTTGAAAATAGTTTTAGGATGGATAAAATGGGAGAGAAAAGGGCAAGGTCGGAAAAAGAGAATATTAAGAGTAGGTTTGATCAGTTTTTTGATGTAAAGAAAAAAAATAATGATAATTTTAGGTAA
- a CDS encoding FHA domain-containing protein — translation MLWGIRRLLSNFRSIFRQPFGRGSIYRLERLKSVVRMKENGENRSEKNGLGVDKGIRKYEKRKLNARSQKAYKFFNVKNILIILILIFTFIFVHFSGYSTKSLYFSIFIYIGVTLYLLILERFFEKVEVQEEIKNIKNDREREHNVFLERVKEIEDLEKNQIEHIFLKDSEDYDMKIWKVGRATSLLIGKQSPRNRVDIDVSEGIYSNLVSRAHGILNRVNGIWYYEDLGSQNGSGIEKSLDKRKMKLKKNIPVKVESGDIIYLATTKILLK, via the coding sequence ATGTTATGGGGAATTAGAAGATTGTTGTCAAATTTTAGAAGTATTTTTAGACAGCCGTTTGGACGAGGCAGTATTTATCGGCTGGAAAGACTTAAAAGTGTTGTACGAATGAAGGAAAATGGAGAAAATAGAAGTGAAAAAAATGGTTTAGGAGTGGATAAGGGAATTAGAAAATATGAAAAACGGAAATTAAATGCGAGAAGCCAAAAAGCTTATAAATTTTTTAATGTGAAAAATATTTTAATAATTCTGATTTTGATATTTACATTTATTTTTGTACATTTTTCGGGATATTCTACAAAAAGTCTTTATTTTTCGATTTTTATTTATATTGGAGTTACACTTTATTTGCTTATTTTGGAAAGATTTTTTGAAAAGGTGGAAGTTCAAGAGGAAATTAAAAATATAAAAAATGATAGAGAAAGGGAACATAATGTTTTTTTAGAAAGAGTAAAGGAAATAGAGGATTTAGAGAAAAATCAGATTGAGCATATATTTTTGAAGGATTCAGAAGATTATGACATGAAAATATGGAAAGTTGGAAGGGCAACTTCACTTTTAATTGGAAAACAATCGCCTAGAAATCGGGTGGATATTGATGTAAGTGAGGGGATTTATTCTAATTTAGTTAGTAGGGCTCATGGTATTTTAAATCGTGTTAATGGAATTTGGTACTATGAGGATTTAGGCTCACAAAATGGGAGTGGAATTGAAAAAAGTCTGGATAAGCGGAAAATGAAACTAAAAAAAAATATACCTGTAAAAGTAGAATCAGGTGATATTATTTATTTGGCAACTACAAAAATATTATTAAAATAA
- a CDS encoding FHA domain-containing protein: MKLDRCKNGHIYDVSRYSSCPYCKSEGLETEVQDDKINLVEQMEDEDRTTAYWSKDSTVDPVVGWLTCIEGHDKGKDYRIVSERNFIGRGENMDIQILGDTMISRKNHCSISYNPKQRKFMLTPGDSNGLIYLNGEAVYNTVELRAYSVVEMGESKFVFVNLCGDYFDWEKEKARDENVKRKYEKNLDNKKIDENINFVNRNSRNGDLEVKIEDYEENL; the protein is encoded by the coding sequence ATGAAATTAGATAGATGTAAAAATGGGCATATATACGATGTTTCAAGATACAGTTCGTGTCCCTACTGTAAATCGGAAGGATTGGAAACGGAAGTTCAAGATGATAAAATTAATTTAGTTGAGCAAATGGAAGATGAAGATAGAACTACTGCCTACTGGTCAAAGGATAGCACTGTAGATCCTGTTGTTGGGTGGCTTACGTGTATTGAAGGACATGACAAGGGGAAGGATTACAGAATTGTGAGTGAGCGGAACTTCATTGGGCGTGGAGAAAATATGGATATTCAAATTTTAGGAGATACTATGATTTCTAGAAAAAACCATTGTTCAATAAGTTATAATCCAAAACAGCGAAAGTTTATGCTAACTCCTGGAGATTCCAATGGATTGATTTATTTAAATGGAGAGGCTGTTTATAATACAGTGGAATTGAGAGCTTATTCGGTTGTGGAAATGGGAGAAAGTAAATTTGTGTTTGTAAATCTTTGTGGGGATTATTTTGATTGGGAGAAAGAAAAGGCTAGAGATGAGAATGTGAAAAGAAAATATGAAAAAAATTTAGATAATAAAAAAATAGATGAAAATATAAATTTTGTGAATAGAAATAGTAGAAATGGAGATTTAGAAGTAAAAATTGAAGATTATGAGGAAAATTTATAA